The genomic interval GTACGACCGGTTCCGGGAGGTCTACGAGCCCGCGTTCGGCGAGCGGCTCACGTACGTGCGGGGCAACCACGAGAGCTACTACGACACGGACCTCGGCGCGATCCCGCACCAGGAAGTGGTGCTGCCAGGCGTGCGGATCGCGCTGCTCGACACGTCACGCCAGCGCGCACCGGGTGGCGGGGTCGACCGCGACCAGCTCGACTGGCTCGACGACATGGCGTCGGCGAGCGACCGGCCGGTGATCGTGATGGGTCACCACCACCTCTGGGATCCGAGCCACACCGAACGACCCGCGGACTACTTCGGCATCCGCCCCGACGACTCCATCGCGCTGGTCGACCTGGTGGCCGGCCGACCGTCGATCATCGGCTACTTCGCCGGCCACACCCACCGCAACCGGGTGCGGCGCTTCGCGGTCACCGGCGACGTGCCGTGGGTCGAGGTGGCGTCGGTCAAGGAGTACCCGGGGACTTGGGCGGAGTACCGGGTGTACGACGGCGGCGTGCTGCAGATCCACCGCCGGATCTCCGACCCGGAAGCGTTGGCGTGGACCGAGAAGACCAAAGGCATGTACGCCGGGCTGTACCACGACTACGCCTTCGGTCAGCTCCCCGACCGCTGCTTCGCCTTCGGCCTTCGCTGACCGGCGAGCGCGTTGACGCTCGGGTGGACCACGACTTCGGGGTTGGTCACCACATAGGGCCGGAGGGCGGCCCACACACGTCGCAGCGGGAAATAACCGCCGCCGACCGCGACCGTGCGACCCGCCGCGTCCTGCACCACGAGCGTGGCGCCGCCCCGCCAGGCAGAGCCGGGGTTGAGACCCACCAGCCGGACCCGGTCCATGGACAGGATCTGGCTGCCGTCGCGCTGCAGGACCCGCACCGCGAGCCGCTCGCGGTCGATCGCCACTTCGCCCCACCACGCCACCAGCGTGACGAGGCCACACAGCACCGTGAGCGCCAACGCGCCGGTCGACTGGTCGCTGTGGGACACGAGCGTGGTGGCGCCGAGGACACCCGCTGCGACCGTGAGGATCGGCATCAGCACCCGCAGCCACAAGTGGCCGCGGATCCGGACCGGCGCCGCCAATGGCTCGTCGTGGTCGTGGGGGCCGCTCACCGCACCGACGCTACCGTCGGTGCGTGCCCGACCCCCATCGACCAGCGGACCTGCCCGGTGATCCTTCGCCGATCGGCTCTGGACCGTTGCCGCTCGCCGACCTGCGCGTCATCGACTGCTCGACCGTGCTCGCGGGCCCCCACTGCGCTCGCTACCTCGGCGATTTCGGCGCCGACGTGATCAAGGTCGAGCGTCTCGACGGCGGTGACACGACGCGAGCGATGGGGTGGCGCGATCCGGCGGACGACGTCACGCTCTGGTGGAAGTACCTCG from Acidimicrobiales bacterium carries:
- a CDS encoding metallophosphoesterase, coding for MAQREHVEHVPPSGPELTTVGTHEAVIHDGTSVRRYDGLAPDTEYEIEGFTFRTLPEPGELLATFATVNDVHFGEVEAGLIEGSDVGPTFRSAPGEEPYPELMNRCAVAEIAALDPPAVIVKGDLTSTGTVEEYDRFREVYEPAFGERLTYVRGNHESYYDTDLGAIPHQEVVLPGVRIALLDTSRQRAPGGGVDRDQLDWLDDMASASDRPVIVMGHHHLWDPSHTERPADYFGIRPDDSIALVDLVAGRPSIIGYFAGHTHRNRVRRFAVTGDVPWVEVASVKEYPGTWAEYRVYDGGVLQIHRRISDPEALAWTEKTKGMYAGLYHDYAFGQLPDRCFAFGLR